In Halomarina salina, one DNA window encodes the following:
- a CDS encoding molybdopterin-dependent oxidoreductase: MNEYARRTRAALPAVGVALAAGVAGVAGSYAVAGSTTGYVVAPVESALSQAMPGAVVTFAITTLGSLGQQVSLLTATLLVVGVVAALALGGLLVAGRTPPLVGALAAGVVVGAGAVLVTGAPLASLGAAVPVAVVLGAVDLYARYGRGGQQRPTGRTAGTSGVDPDRRGALAALAAAFAFGALGVTLGSRFGGVDGAGGGAAGPSEPAGSADTETLLAQASERSLDVEGLEPLVSDSFYNVDINAVDPTIDADTWTLTFTGNVAEEVSYDYDDLRAMDSSPEFVTLRCVGEGLNGKKMDNALWETVPVAPLLDEVGVGDENCCVMARAEDGFYEEFPLSALRNARIAYAMNSESLPRSHGAPARLLVPGHWGEINVKWLTELEILEEEATGYWEERGWHGTGPVNTVAKLHVTNHDDDGSIEVAGHAYAGTRGISKVEVSTDGGGSWSEARLSEELPGEDVWRQWAYRYDPPDGDHEVVVRAYDGEGTMQPEKREQSFPSGPSGWVTKTVSP, translated from the coding sequence ATGAACGAGTACGCGCGGAGGACACGAGCGGCTCTCCCGGCGGTCGGCGTCGCCCTCGCGGCGGGCGTCGCGGGCGTCGCCGGGTCGTACGCCGTCGCGGGGTCGACCACCGGCTACGTCGTCGCACCGGTCGAGTCGGCCCTGTCGCAGGCGATGCCGGGCGCGGTCGTCACGTTCGCCATCACGACGCTCGGGAGCCTCGGCCAGCAGGTGAGCCTGCTGACGGCGACGCTGCTCGTCGTCGGCGTCGTCGCGGCCCTCGCACTCGGCGGACTGCTGGTCGCGGGACGCACGCCGCCGCTGGTCGGGGCGCTCGCCGCGGGGGTGGTCGTCGGTGCTGGGGCCGTGCTGGTGACCGGCGCACCGCTCGCGTCGCTCGGCGCGGCGGTGCCCGTCGCCGTCGTCCTCGGCGCGGTGGACCTGTACGCCCGATACGGTCGAGGGGGTCAGCAGAGACCGACAGGACGGACAGCAGGGACCAGCGGCGTCGACCCCGACCGACGGGGCGCACTCGCCGCGCTGGCCGCCGCGTTCGCGTTCGGTGCCCTCGGCGTCACTCTCGGCAGTCGCTTCGGCGGCGTCGACGGGGCGGGCGGGGGAGCCGCAGGACCGTCCGAGCCGGCCGGGAGCGCCGACACCGAGACGCTCCTCGCGCAGGCGAGCGAACGGTCGCTCGACGTCGAGGGGCTCGAACCGCTGGTGAGCGATTCGTTCTACAACGTCGATATCAACGCCGTCGACCCGACCATCGACGCCGACACCTGGACGCTGACGTTCACGGGTAACGTCGCCGAGGAGGTCAGCTACGACTACGACGACCTGCGCGCGATGGACTCCAGCCCGGAGTTCGTCACGCTCCGTTGCGTCGGCGAGGGCCTCAACGGCAAGAAGATGGACAACGCACTGTGGGAGACGGTCCCCGTCGCCCCGTTGCTCGACGAGGTCGGCGTCGGCGACGAGAACTGCTGTGTCATGGCCCGCGCCGAGGACGGCTTCTACGAGGAGTTCCCGCTGTCGGCCCTCCGGAACGCCCGCATCGCCTACGCGATGAACAGCGAGTCCCTGCCCCGTTCACACGGCGCGCCCGCCCGACTGCTCGTCCCCGGCCACTGGGGCGAGATCAACGTGAAGTGGCTCACCGAACTCGAGATACTGGAGGAGGAGGCGACGGGCTACTGGGAGGAACGCGGCTGGCACGGCACCGGTCCCGTCAACACCGTCGCGAAGCTCCACGTCACGAACCACGACGACGACGGCTCTATCGAGGTGGCGGGGCACGCCTACGCCGGGACGCGAGGCATCTCGAAGGTCGAAGTCTCGACCGACGGCGGCGGGTCGTGGTCCGAGGCGCGCCTCTCGGAGGAGTTGCCGGGGGAGGACGTCTGGCGGCAGTGGGCCTACCGCTACGACCCGCCGGACGGCGAC
- a CDS encoding HVO_2523 family zinc finger protein — MSERSGRPCPYCEAAMFKRHCKYVCPNHGVVVDCSDPFV, encoded by the coding sequence ATGAGCGAACGCAGTGGTCGGCCCTGTCCGTACTGCGAGGCGGCGATGTTCAAGCGCCACTGCAAGTACGTCTGCCCGAACCACGGCGTCGTCGTGGACTGCTCGGACCCGTTCGTCTGA